From the genome of Colletotrichum higginsianum IMI 349063 chromosome 4, whole genome shotgun sequence, one region includes:
- a CDS encoding Fibronectin type III domain-containing protein: MVVDIAAADNSTAEIFFHPLYLFLDRLLFSHARPPLRGLANGLLLRFSPILPLSLPSLFPTLELDAAMLWTLFMKIILISSLVAWWLKRPNSRFQKFVLLAATLAAFWVVAPLYASLCLAWSVHYTREGIRYWSLDELLVRHASMLVTLAAVVWLLHRAWQTLWKPTTDLISILGVDVPEAPDVSLAGIRPDAATLNWTRPTHNRPVQKFLIQVNGVNVGESRQEETAITVTGLRPNHCYNIRVIAVGPNNFQAGSQVIRLRTYRSDGRPELGNSRLPDSFQEQDPKSGQFPCVEDNAGRNQVPTIEAAPSLESGSAAARDGPSSQRRNTVNRRHSPSIASQEQPSIKDFASDHPEASLKDLADTLERTRKEIDETAALHASEESEFKQLEERLKKEKEEKKKMQKEKDDNTAQLRQKVKATYEQMRQATKDKARKENLLKERQDKRKKISDNVDKWTTEIENMRKTRKGFASEKESLEQDRDLKVKHLDEDNSALQEEYSQLEAEYKEKKEQLKELEDARRKLPGGEEDDTWREDDRKMKRDFEMKRRELQSQLIMENRKAQQLEGHIHVLHAQVYAQNQQSLQLYNQANSSGVDFEQNASAQVKRRSRTGNTLSNAVISSPTGPFPASDSPFEPPTSFSNRSGFSHFLDISGGDGFGADQFSDTDLRALPGNAPLSPTAAALLPSGILGDDESASPDSFSRRSPFVPEDEYDAQSPQSSKPSNSAQSSPPGSSHKTAFPPFPSFPKDEGDHASLNDVTSSPSGQPPPAAHRFTSLLSSFQRGKGAKAVDEGGPMLGTLKHGQSQSFPRHTDDPDATIRRRTSFSSVGRDRNSAGPDTIESSASNLGRSMFSSARRLMLWNVPFADRDPSSPRPASMASADLPRPSTDSGSIWNHPGDRNRLWSPDGPWPSRTPSRRPSLHGSPAALKTTLASADDEILDHEALNDPQVSPSQVGVIGSRPPASKQNSDSKSLLSQRLNPAAPTFSIGGIGGLFRSKDKESDSGKDKDKSKSKDRAKDRAKDKEAKEKGKTREFSTPSLDLPQGYDASPTDSRKSRDAFSVHTQASVTESRESLTLDRAVSSTLSDSNVKDQENAYRKLFRKGSSSKFSLSSRLSKDSGLFKKGPGSTTNSDKNLSADRSSFGDIDDYGEEGLLGRSYESVTSSPSLGPSKSKETKESRMTNWSSKFSMKKKGNKESVDLHRATLEADDEEDKKDV; the protein is encoded by the exons ATGGttgtcgacatcgccgccgctgacAACTCAACTGCCGAGATTTTCTTCCACCCTCTTTATTTATTTCTTGACCGACTTCTGTTCTCTCACGCCAGACCGCCCCTGAGAGGACTAGCGAACGGTCTCCTCCTTCGCTTCTCCCCTATCCTTCCGCTTTCTTTACCTTCCCTTTTCCCGACTCTTGAGCTAGACGCGGCGATGTTATGGACCTTGTTTATGAAAATAATTCTCATCAGCTCCCTCGTCGCCTGGTGGCTTAAGCGACCAAATAGCCGCTTCCAGAAATTcgttctcctcgccgccaccctTGCAGCCTTCTGGGTTGTCGCTCCTCTTTACGCCTCACTCTGCCTCGCCTGGTCTGTTCACTACACCCGAGAGGGCATTCGCTATTGGAGTCTGGATGAGCTGCTCGTCCGGCATGCTAGCATGCTGGTGACGCTCGCCGCAGTCGTATG GCTGCTTCATCGCGCCTGGCAGACTCTCTGGAAACCAACAACCGACCTCATCAGTATCCTTGGAGTGGACGTTCCCGAGGCCCCAGATGTGTCCCTGGCTGGCATCCGACCCGACGCTGCGACCCTTAACTGGACACGCCCGACGCACAACCGACCTGTGCAGAAGTTCCTCATCCAGGTTAATGGCGTAAATG TTGGGGAATCAAGGCAGGAGGAGACTGCGATCACCGTCACAGGCCTGCGGCCCAACCACTGCTACAATATCCGCGTCATCGCTGTCGGACCAAACAATTTCCAAGCAGGTAGCCAGGTTATTCGATTGCGCACCTACCGATCCGACGGACGACCAGAACTGGGCAACTCCAGGCTCCCCGACAGTTTTCAAGAGCAAGACCCGAAGTCCGGACAGTTCCCCTGTGTTGAAGACAATGCCGGTCGCAATCAGGTTCCTACCATCGAGGCAGCTCCCTCTCTTGAGAGCGGATCCGCTGCTGCACGAGACGGCCCTTCTAGCCAGAGACGCAACACCGTTAACCGCAGGCATTCTCCGTCCATAGCGAGCCAAGAACAGCCTTCGATAAAAGACTTCGCGAGCGACCATCCCGAGGCTTCTCTCAAAGACCTGGCCGATACGTTagagaggacgaggaaggagATCGATGAGACAGCAGCCCTGCACGCATCCGAAGAAAGCGAGTTCAAACAGCTCGAAGAGCGGCTtaagaaggaaaaggaggagaagaaaaagatgCAAAAGGAAAAGGACGACAACACGGCGCAGTTGCGGCAAAAAGTCAAGGCCACCTATGAGCAGATGCGCCAAGCCACAAAGGATAAGGCGAGGAAGGAGAATCTGCTCAAGGAAAGGCAAGACAAGCGCAAAAAGATCAGCGATAATGTCGACAAATGGACTACTGAAATCGAGAACATGCGTAAGACGCGCAAGGGATTTGCGTCTGAGAAGGAGAGTTTGGAGCAGGATCGCGACCTCAAGGTCAAGCacctggacgaggacaaTTCTGCATTGCAGGAGGAATACTCACAGCTCGAGGCCGAATacaaagaaaagaaggaacAGCTGAAAGAGCTTGAAGATGCTAGGAGAAAGCTTCccggcggagaggaggatgacaCATGGCGGGAAGACGATCGGAAGATGAAGCGGGATTTCGAGATGAAGCGGCGGGAACTCCAGAGCCAACTCATTATGGAGAACCGGAAGGCCCAGCAACTTGAAGGCCATATCCATGTTCTCCACGCCCAGGTCTACGCCCAGAACCAGCAGAGTCTCCAGCTTTACAACCAGGCAAACTCTTCCGGTGTCGACTTCGAACAGAACGCCTCAGCGCAAGTCAAACGCAGAAGCCGCACCGGGAACACGCTTTCCAATGCCGTCATCTCATCCCCAACTGGGCCTTTCCCCGCTTCCGACTCCCCTTTCGAACCTCCCACCAGTTTTAGCAACCGGTCCGGGTTCTCGCACTTTCTGGATATCTCTGGAGGAGATGGATTTGGCGCCGATCAATTTTCGGATACCGACCTTAGAGCACTGCCCGGCAACGCTCCACTCAGCCCAACGGCAGCGGCTTTGTTGCCCTCCGGCATCCTGGGCGATGATGAATCTGCAAGCCCTGATTCATTCTCTCGAAGAAGCCCCTTCGTACCGGAAGACGAATATGACGCCCAATCGCCTCAATCATCGAAACCATCGAACAGTGCCCAATCAAGCCCTCCCGGGTCCTCGCACAAGACGGCATTCCCGCCGTTCCCATCGTTCCCGAAGGATGAAGGCGATCACGCATCGCTCAATGATGTTACATCTTCTCCCAGCGGACAgccaccgccagcagcacaCCGATTTACGAGCTTGCTCTCTTCATTCCAGAGAGGCAAGGGCGCCAAAGCTGTTGACGAAGGTGGGCCGATGTTGGGGACTTTGAAGCACGGTCAAAGTCAGTCCTTTCCTCGACATACGGACGATCCCGATGCAACGATTCGACGCAGAACAAGTTTCTCCTCCGTGGGCCGAGATAGAAACTCGGCAGGGCCCGATACAATCGAGAGCAGCGCATCCAACCTTGGTCGAAGCATGTTTTCTTCTGCGCGCCGTTTGATGCTATGGAATGTCCCTTTCGCGGATAGGGATCCCAGCAGTCCTAGACCGGCTTCCATGGCTTCGGCGGACTTGCCTCGGCCGTCAACTGATAGCGGGTCTATTTGGAACCACCCTGGAGACCGAAACCGCTTGTGGTCCCCTGACGGCCCATGGCCTTCGAGGACTCCGTCGAGGCGTCCCTCACTCCATGGCTCTCCCGCGGCTTTGAAAACAACACTGGcctcggccgacgacgaaatTCTGGATCACGAAGCGTTGAACGATCCACAAGTGTCGCCCAGCCAGGTCGGAGTCATTGGCAGCAGACCGCCGGCTAGTAAACAGAATTCCGACTCGAAGTCCTTGTTGAGTCAACGTCTCAATcccgcggcgccgacctTTTCTATAGGTGGGATAGGTGGTCTATTCCGCAGTAAGGACAAGGAAAGTGACTCGGGCAAAGACAAGGACAAATCGAAGTCGAAAGACAGAGCCAAGGACAGGGCTAAAGACAAGGAAGCAAAGGAAAAGGGTAAAACCAGAGAATTCTCCACCCCCAGCCTGGATCTTCCGCAAGGCTATGATGCGTCTCCGACAGACTCGAGAAAATCACGCGATGCCTTTTCCGTCCACACCCAGGCGTCTGTCACCGAATCCCGAGAGTCCTTGACGCTTGATAGGGCCGTATCAAGCACGCTGTCTGACTCCAATGTCAAGGACCAAGAGAATGCCTACCGAAAGCTTTTCAGGAAAGGAAGTTCCAGCAAGTTCAGTCTGTCATCTCGGCTAAGCAAAGATTCTGGTCTGTTCAAGAAGGGACCAGGAAGCACCACCAACTCAGACAAGAACTTGTCGGCCGACCGGTCTAGTTTTGGCGACATTGATGACTATGGCGAAGAAGGGTTGCTTGGTCGAAGCTACGAAAGCGTCACTAGCAGCCCGTCTCTCGGCCCGTCCAAGTCTAAGGAAACCAAGGAAAGCAGAATGACTAACTGGAGTAGTAAGTTTTCCATGAAAAAGAAGGGCAATAAGGAGAGTGTTGACTTGCACCGGGCTACTCTCGAggctgatgatgaggaggacaAGAAAGACGTGTAG